A portion of the Mesobacillus sp. AQ2 genome contains these proteins:
- a CDS encoding glycosyltransferase family 4 protein encodes MALKKRILLCATVDYHFNAFHLPYMKWFKEQGWEVHVAANGDMDLPFVDKKYDLPIQRSPFSLQNVKAYQQLKLIIDQNDYQIIHSHTPVGGVLARLASRAAREKGTKVLYTAHGFHFCKGSPAVNWLVYYPIEKWLARYTDCLITINEEDFNRANQHQFKADRIEHVHGVGVNTDKFKPAETEYKKELRIAYGYNVGDFLMFYAAEFNKNKNQQLLIRVLAQIMEEVPKAKLLLAGEGSSLQDCRKLAKKLGVEDQVHFLGFRKDIEQLLQISDVAVGSSFREGLPVNIMEAMSCGLPVIATENRGHRELITNQQEGWLIQGSDPHMFAKKMKLLAKDPAQRAVMGSHGRRLIINKFSTNKILQEKSAIYKPYMAETEESQWAVL; translated from the coding sequence ATGGCTTTGAAAAAGAGAATTTTATTATGTGCTACGGTTGATTATCATTTTAATGCATTTCATTTACCTTACATGAAATGGTTCAAAGAGCAAGGTTGGGAGGTCCATGTTGCTGCTAACGGTGATATGGACCTCCCTTTTGTTGATAAAAAATATGATTTGCCAATACAAAGGTCACCATTCAGTCTGCAAAACGTGAAGGCCTATCAGCAATTGAAATTAATCATCGACCAAAATGACTATCAAATCATTCATAGCCATACACCAGTTGGGGGAGTGTTGGCCAGACTTGCATCTAGGGCAGCGCGAGAAAAAGGAACAAAAGTTTTGTACACAGCTCATGGTTTTCACTTCTGCAAAGGTTCACCGGCAGTAAACTGGCTAGTCTATTATCCTATTGAAAAATGGCTGGCAAGATATACCGATTGCCTGATTACAATTAATGAAGAGGATTTCAATAGAGCCAACCAGCATCAATTCAAGGCGGACCGTATTGAACATGTCCATGGAGTGGGAGTGAATACAGATAAATTCAAGCCAGCTGAAACAGAATACAAAAAGGAATTAAGAATCGCCTACGGCTACAACGTTGGCGATTTTTTAATGTTTTACGCGGCTGAATTCAATAAAAACAAGAACCAGCAACTGTTAATTCGAGTCCTTGCACAAATAATGGAGGAAGTTCCAAAAGCAAAGCTTCTCTTAGCTGGAGAAGGATCTTCATTGCAGGATTGTCGCAAATTGGCTAAAAAGCTAGGTGTGGAAGATCAGGTTCATTTTCTAGGATTCAGAAAAGACATTGAACAGTTACTGCAAATATCTGATGTAGCGGTTGGATCCAGCTTTAGGGAAGGTCTCCCTGTAAATATTATGGAAGCCATGTCATGCGGCTTGCCAGTTATCGCCACAGAAAACAGAGGCCACCGAGAACTAATTACAAATCAGCAAGAAGGCTGGTTAATTCAGGGGTCTGACCCACATATGTTTGCGAAAAAGATGAAGCTACTGGCAAAGGATCCAGCGCAAAGAGCAGTAATGGGATCCCATGGCCGCAGGCTGATTATAAACAAATTCAGCACAAATAAAATACTCCAAGAAAAGAGTGCAATCTACAAACCATATATGGCAGAAACGGAGGAGTCGCA
- the galU gene encoding UTP--glucose-1-phosphate uridylyltransferase GalU yields MKVKKAIIPAAGLGTRFLPATKAMPKEMLPIVDKPTIQYIVEEAIESGIEDIIIVTGKGKRSIEDHFDHSFELEQNLLEKGKFELLTEVQKSSKLVDIHYIRQKEPKGLGHAIWCARKFIGNEPFAVLLGDDIVQAEKPCLQQMMEQYERYNASILGVQKVNPTEVSRYGIVDGNCIGERFYSVSSLVEKPAIEEAPSNLAIMGRYILNSRVFDILDQQEPGAGGEVQLTDAIAGLNEYEAVYAYDFEGTRYDVGEKMGFIKTTIDFALQRDDLRSDLLDYFSSILNLEKARQS; encoded by the coding sequence ATGAAAGTAAAAAAAGCGATTATCCCGGCTGCGGGCCTGGGAACGAGATTCTTGCCGGCAACAAAAGCGATGCCGAAAGAAATGCTGCCGATTGTAGATAAACCAACTATTCAATATATCGTCGAAGAAGCGATAGAGTCAGGAATTGAAGATATTATCATTGTTACTGGGAAAGGAAAAAGATCGATTGAAGACCATTTTGATCACTCCTTTGAATTGGAACAAAACTTGTTAGAAAAAGGGAAATTCGAGTTACTAACTGAGGTACAAAAGTCATCAAAACTCGTAGATATCCATTATATTCGCCAAAAAGAACCAAAAGGGCTTGGCCATGCGATCTGGTGTGCCCGAAAGTTTATCGGGAATGAACCTTTTGCAGTTCTCTTAGGTGATGATATTGTCCAGGCGGAAAAACCTTGCCTCCAACAAATGATGGAGCAGTATGAAAGATATAATGCTTCGATTCTTGGAGTGCAAAAAGTGAATCCAACTGAAGTATCAAGATATGGGATTGTAGATGGAAACTGTATTGGCGAACGATTTTACAGTGTCAGCAGTTTAGTAGAAAAACCAGCGATTGAAGAGGCTCCATCAAACCTGGCAATCATGGGCCGATATATTCTGAATTCGAGAGTATTTGATATTCTTGACCAGCAAGAACCTGGAGCTGGCGGCGAAGTCCAGTTAACGGATGCCATCGCTGGCTTGAACGAATATGAAGCTGTTTATGCATACGATTTTGAAGGCACCAGATATGATGTTGGTGAAAAAATGGGCTTTATTAAAACAACGATTGATTTCGCTTTGCAACGGGATGATTTGCGCTCTGATCTGCTAGATTACTTTTCTTCGATTTTAAATCTTGAAAAAGCTAGGCAGAGTTAA